The Malus domestica chromosome 13, GDT2T_hap1 genome includes a window with the following:
- the LOC103423977 gene encoding protein DETOXIFICATION 55-like has translation MVEAAEQSQKYPTMAEVVEELHRMTHIGFPIAAINLAGYLKNMVLVVCMGRLGSLELAGGALAIGFTNITGYSVLSGLAMGMEPLCSQAFGSQNFSIAFHTLQRTILLLLLTSLLIALLWSNLEPLLLLLHQNQDITRIASLYCQFAIPDLVTNSFLHPIRIFLRSQSTTWPLMWSTLLAIILHIPLTIFLTFTLTLGVKGIAISTSLTNFITLFFLVGYMVYDHITRKSFYYLVTDRCEPTTKYDTSQTLYQPLLPKKVVPLSLRKVLGDDEWRMLIRLALQSCLGVCLEWWWYEFMTILAGYLHKPHIALATSAIVIQTTSLMYTLPTTLSASVSTRVGNELGAGQPKKARLAAVVAVGMALVSSLLGLLLTTLGREAWGRIFTDDNEVLELTMGVLPIVGLCEIANCPQTTSCGILRGSARPGIGAWINFYSFYMVGAPIAIVLTFVWRLGFKGLCYGLLAAQVTCVVSILTVVHKTDWEKEWLKTKEFVGKNNDGMAAFAHADETVKCEEGVAN, from the exons ATGGTTGAAGCAGCAGAGCAATCCCAAAAGTACCCGACAATGGCAGAG GTGGTGGAAGAACTTCACAGAATGACACATATTGGCTTCCCAATTGCGGCCATAAATTTAGCGGGTTACCTCAAAAACATGGTCCTAGTTGTGTGCATGGGAAGGCTTGGAAGTCTTGAGCTAGCAGGTGGGGCTTTAGCCATTGGCTTCACCAACATCACTGGCTACTCAGTCCTCTCTGGCTTGGCCATGGGCATGGAGCCTCTATGCAGCCAAGCTTTTGGTTCACAAAACTTCTCCATAGCTTTCCATACTTTACAAAGAACTATTCTCTTATTGCTTCTCACTTCTCTTCTAATTGCTTTGCTTTGGTCCAATCTTGAACCTCTATTGCTCCTTCTCCATCAAAACCAAGATATAACAAGGATTGCAAGCTTGTATTGCCAATTTGCCATCCCCGATCTTGTTACCAATAGCTTTCTTCACCCCATACGTATTTTTTTACGTAGTCAAAGCACAACATGGCCATTGATGTGGTCCACTTTACTAGCAATCATTCTACACATTCCTCTCACAATCTTCTTAACCTTCACTCTTACCCTTGGGGTCAAAGGAATAGCAATTTCCACTTCTCTTACCAATTTCATAACTCTATTTTTTCTTGTGGGTTACATGGTCTATGACCATATCACGAGAAagtctttttattatttggttacGGACCGGTGTGAACCCACTACTAAGTATGATACATCGCAAACATTGTACCAACCCTTATTACCTAAAAAAGTAGTACCACTTTCGTTGAGGAAAGTGCTAGGAGATGACGAATGGAGGATGCTAATTCGACTTGCTTTGCAAAGTTGCCTAGGAGTTTGCTTAGAATGGTGGTGGTACGAGTTCATGACAATTCTAGCCGGTTACCTTCACAAACCTCACATTGCCCTAGCCACATCAGCCATAGTGATACAAACCACTTCTCTCATGTACACATTGCCAACGACACTAAGTGCATCAGTGTCTACACGAGTAGGCAACGAGCTAGGGGCAGGCCAACCCAAAAAGGCACGTTTGGCGGCGGTGGTGGCGGTGGGGATGGCACTAGTGAGCTCATTGTTGGGCTTGTTATTGACCACTCTGGGGAGAGAAGCATGGGGGAGAATTTTCACAGATGATAATGAGGTTTTGGAGCTAACAATGGGTGTGCTACCAATTGTTGGACTATGTGAGATTGCAAATTGTCCACAAACTACAAGTTGTgggattttgagaggaagtgcTAGGCCAGGCATTGGGGCATGGATTAACTTTTACTCATTTTACATGGTAGGTGCGCCTATTGCAATAGTCTTGACGTTTGTTTGGAGATTAGGGTTCAAAGGGCTTTGTTATGGGCTTCTAGCAGCTCAAGTTACTTGTGTGGTGTCTATATTAACAGTGGTCCATAAGACAGATTGGGAGAAAGAATGGCTTAAGACGAAAGAGTTTGTAGGAAAGAATAATGATGGAATGGCTGCATTTGCACATGCAGATGAAACAGTCAAATGTGAAGAGGGTGTTGCAAATTAG